One Fuerstiella marisgermanici DNA window includes the following coding sequences:
- a CDS encoding calcium/sodium antiporter, translating to MPFEIPFAVHYVSLLIGSDPATTMWGLSVMIAVGMLAITKGGDLFTDSSVEIARMTRIPPVIVGATIVSTATSFPEFMVSLTGTLAGSAEFAVGNAIGSCLCNIGLIVGVCAVTRGFLAKRRGLKPGIAADRSMLKGPGMFMLGSTSLLVLFSMFAAGGAELNDSATRFGLARWQAVILFAGMFWYLAYSIRAARLARYESSLVADAEPHIVTPLEIVKASAMFLLATAVVVIGSRMLVCNGEAIALRMGVPKLVLGLTLFAVGTSLPEFTISLIAVLKGHEALGLGNIIGSNVMNICWVLASCALVTPLPIDIQTVIVDLPVTLLLTVLLLVLPWKSERISTAAGWLLLLIYGAHLVGVTVHGVAG from the coding sequence TATCGGTGATGATTGCTGTGGGCATGCTGGCCATCACCAAAGGCGGCGATCTGTTCACAGATAGCTCAGTAGAAATTGCGCGCATGACGCGCATCCCGCCGGTGATTGTGGGCGCGACGATTGTCAGCACGGCGACTTCGTTTCCTGAGTTCATGGTTTCCCTGACAGGGACGCTGGCCGGTTCTGCAGAGTTCGCTGTCGGCAACGCGATCGGATCGTGTTTGTGCAACATCGGCCTGATCGTCGGCGTATGCGCGGTCACTCGAGGATTTCTGGCAAAGCGCCGTGGGCTGAAGCCCGGAATTGCGGCTGACCGGTCGATGCTTAAAGGCCCCGGAATGTTCATGCTGGGATCCACCTCGCTGCTGGTTTTGTTCAGCATGTTTGCCGCCGGAGGAGCCGAGCTGAATGACTCTGCCACGCGATTTGGGCTCGCCCGGTGGCAGGCTGTGATCTTGTTTGCCGGTATGTTTTGGTACCTGGCGTATTCTATTCGAGCCGCCCGGTTGGCTCGCTATGAATCGTCGCTGGTTGCAGATGCCGAACCTCACATCGTCACACCGCTGGAAATCGTGAAAGCGTCCGCCATGTTTCTGCTGGCGACGGCCGTTGTCGTCATCGGCAGCCGCATGCTGGTTTGCAACGGCGAAGCCATTGCGCTGCGAATGGGCGTTCCCAAACTGGTTTTGGGGCTGACCTTATTTGCGGTTGGCACGTCACTGCCGGAATTCACAATTTCACTGATTGCCGTGTTGAAAGGTCACGAAGCGCTTGGGCTGGGCAATATCATCGGTTCGAACGTGATGAACATCTGCTGGGTGTTGGCATCATGTGCTTTGGTGACTCCGCTGCCAATTGATATTCAAACCGTCATCGTCGATCTACCGGTCACTTTGCTGCTAACGGTGCTGTTGCTGGTACTGCCGTGGAAGTCTGAACGGATCAGCACCGCAGCCGGGTGGCTGCTGCTGCTGATTTATGGAGCTCACCTTGTTGGCGTGACGGTCCATGGCGTCGCGGGTTAG